In a genomic window of Periophthalmus magnuspinnatus isolate fPerMag1 chromosome 3, fPerMag1.2.pri, whole genome shotgun sequence:
- the nudt19 gene encoding nucleoside diphosphate-linked moiety X motif 19 → MNHSLKHWKEAATLIVAAEQRLCAGSLASRTPQLGKLDTKHLPHSSCFDYNILLLKRSGKSGFMPNAYVFPGGLVDSSDFSSEWLDIFRSFSNTPCLGLRHVKQNAETRPPIFATDRLKLGSPIPGEVAFRICALRETFEESGVLLVVPKTEEKRVLNNKGGMIHHGINDICPEKLKKWRSLVNQSPSNFIRMCRELEVLPNIWALHEWSNWLTPEGRYGGRRFDTAFFICCLKEIPHTLQDQKEIELFQWSTPSEVLQSYEAEEVWIAPPQFYELSRLCRLPLLNDLHKFASERAIEGCEQWMPVITAEDDQHISLLPGDKLYPVNASESSTGHDGGSALHRMVISDLYNIRLQITIPPKYKHLLPVLPLSSKSLL, encoded by the exons ATGAACCACTCACTAAAGCACTGGAAAGAAGCAGCCACGTTGATTGTAGCAGCAGAACAGCGCCTCTGTGCGGGATCTTTAGCTTCAAGGACGCCGCAGCTGGGCAAACTTGACACTAAACACCTGCCACACTCGTCTTGTTTTGACTACAACATTTTGCTGCTAAAACGAAGTGGTAAAAGCGGATTTATGCCCAATGCTTACGTGTTCCCCGGAGGACTTGTGGACTCCTCAGACTTTTCTAGCGAGTGGCTGGACATTTTCAGATCTTTCAGCAATACTCCCTGTTTGGGTTTGAGACATGTTAagcaaaatgcagagacaagacCCCCCATATTTGCTACTGATCGGTTAAAGTTAGGCTCTCCAATCCCAGGCGAGGTGGCTTTCCGCATTTGTGCCCTGAGAGAGACATTTGAAGAATCAGGAGTGCTTCTAGTTGTTCCTAAAACTGAGGAGAAACGTGTGCTTAATAATAAAGGGGGCATGATCCATCACGGTATTAATGACATATGTcctgaaaaactaaaaaagtggAGGTCATTGGTAAACCAGAGCCCTTCTAACTTCATCAGGATGTGCAGAGAGCTGGAGGTCTTGCCTAACATCTGGGCCCTACATGAGTGGTCCAACTGGCTCACTCCTGAGGGCAGATATGGAGGCCGAAGATTTGACACAGccttttttatttgctgcttAAAAGAGATACCCCATACACTCCAGGACCAAAAGGAGATTGAACTCTTCCAG TGGTCTACACCCTCAGAGGTTTTGCAGAGTTATGAAGCCGAAGAAGTCTGGATTGCCCCACCGCAGTTTTATGAACTGAGCCGTTTGTGTCGTTTGCCCTTACTAAATGACCTTCACAAGTTTGCCAGTGAGCGCGCCATAGAAGGCTGTGAACAGTGGATGCCAGTTATTACAGCTGAAGACGACCAACATATTTCACTATTACCAG GCGACAAACTTTACCCAGTGAATGCATCAGAGTCAAGTACAGGCCATGATGGAGGATCTGCTCTGCACCGTATGGTGATTTCAGATTTGTATAATATAAGACTGCAGATAACTATTCCTCCCAAGTACAAGCACCTGCTGCCTGTATTACCTCTCAGCTCCAAAAGTCTGCTTTGA
- the si:ch73-167i17.6 gene encoding regulator of G-protein signaling 9-binding protein, translated as MGKEECKTMLDALNKVTACYRHLVIALGSTSDSQNLREELKRTRKKAQELAVANRTKLTSLLKDKSISKEDRAEYERLWVLFSSSMELLEVDMKRSLEIGQDFPLKVPTRHLIQTGMTGSTTTVAARAMSVQNMKYEADSNIDTADLRELQCEIGQVSQMLEEMEMKVQVAPWAVEAKQEAGAELKSNMSVGNSSVGVISICEEEPKEEDGGGGGQGSGLGSICAVLVFIVIVGVALVLGYLVINMS; from the coding sequence ATGGGAAAAGAAGAGTGCAAAACAATGCTGGACGCTCTAAACAAAGTCACCGCTTGTTACAGGCATTTGGTGATCGCACTTGGTAGTACATCAGACTCTCAAAATTTACGCGAGGAACTGAAGAGGACGCGCAAAAAGGCCCAGGAGCTGGCCGTGGCAAATAGGACTAAACTGACATCTTTGCTGAAAGACAAGAGTATCAGCAAGGAGGACCGTGCCGAATATGAGCGTCTATGGGTGCTGTTCTCCAGTAGCATGGAGCTGCTGGAGGTGGACATGAAACGCTCTCTGGAAATAGGGCAGGATTTCCCCCTGAAGGTGCCCACTAGGCACCTGATTCAGACGGGCATGACGGGCAGCACAACCACAGTGGCAGCGCGGGCCATGAGCGTGCAGAATATGAAATATGAGGCAGACAGCAACATTGACACCGCAGACCTGAGGGAGCTGCAATGTGAGATCGGTCAGGTGAGCCAGAtgctggaggagatggagatgaaGGTGCAGGTGGCTCCATGGGCGGTAGAGGCCAAGCAGGAGGCGGGCGCCGAGCTCAAGTCCAACATGAGCGTGGGGAATTCCTCGGTGGGCGTCATCTCCATCTGCGAAGAGGAGCCCAAAGAAGAGGACGGGGGCGGAGGGGGTCAAGGCTCGGGTTTGGGATCCATCTGCGCTGTGTTGGTTTTCATCGTCATTGTCGGTGTGGCTTTGGTGCTTGGATATCTAGTGATCAACATGTCCTGA